The genomic interval GACGCGGTAGACGTTGTTCTCGGTCTGTCCCGTCGCGGGGGCGTTGACGGTGAGGTAGTCCGCGGTCGGGAGGAACTCGTCCTCGACGAACCCGGGGAGGAGGTCGTGGACTGCGTCGGCCGCGGTCTCGAACGTCTCGTACTGGGGGTCGTAGCGGCTGCCGGGCGTGTACTCCCAGTCGTACATGGAGACGGCGATGGCGGGGTAGTTGAGGAAGGAGGCTTCCATCGCCGCGCCGATGGTGCCGGAGCGCGCGAGGATGTGCGCGCCGATGTTCGGGCCGTCGTTACAGCCGGAGACGACCACGTCGGGGTCGATGTCGAGCGCGGCGACGCCGATGGCGACGCAGTCCGCAGGCGTGCCCTTTACCGCGTAGCCGTGGTGGCGTTCGTCGTACTCGACTTCGCCCCAGCTCCGGGTCTGGCCGGTGCCGGACTGGTTCTCCTCGGGCGCGACGACGGTCACGTCGTGGGTCTCGGAGAGACGGTCGTAGACGGCTTCGAGGCCGGGAGCGTCGATGCCGTCGTCGTTCGTGAGCAGGACGGAGAGGGACTCGCTCATTGCGAGAGGGTAGCGAGCCACCCCGGTAAGGGGTTGCGGTTACGCGGCGAGCGCCACGTCGAGGTAGAGCATGAGGACGACGCCGAGCATCGTGCCGAGCGTCGCGATGCGCTCGTGGCCGCGCGCGTGTGTCTCGGGGACGATTTCGTCCGAGATGACGAACAGCATCCCGCCGGCGGCGAACCCCATGGCGTACGGGAGGATGCCGGTGGAGAGCTGGATGGCGTACGCGCCGAGGACGGCGATGGGGATTTCGACGACGCCGGCGCGGATGCCGGTGAGCGCGGCATACGTCGAGCGGTCGAACCCGGCGTTGATGGCGGCGACGGAGACGGCGAGGCCCTCGGGGATGTTCTGGAGGCCGATGGCGAGCATCAATGCGAGCGCTTCGCCGACGTTCCCGGAGCCGAACCCGACGCCGACGGCGAGCCCCTCGGGCATGTTGTGGATGGTGATGGCGACGATGAACAGGACGACGGACGCGTACCGGGCGTTCTGCGTCGCCTGGTCGGCGCGCTTGCGGCCGGTGATGAGGACGTGGACGTGGGGCACCCAGCGGTCGGCCTGGTCGAGCACGAGCACGCCGAGGAGGATGCCGGCGACGACCTGGAGCGCGCCCGTGCTCCCGCCGCCGGCGGCGTCGATACCGGGGAGGATGAGGCTGGTGAAGCTCGCGGACAGCATCACGCCCGCGGCGAACCCGAGGAGGCCGTCGAGCGAGCGCTCGCTGGGGTTGCGCCAGACGAGCACGAGCGTCGCGCCCAGCATGTTCATCCCCGCGATGACGATGCCGCCGAGGAGCGCCTGCATCACGGGGTCGCTTCCCGCGATGTCGAGGAAGACGTCTTCGAGCACTACTCCGGCCTCCTGTCGCGTGTCATTGCTCGGGTGGTGGAGTGGCTGGTAGTTAAGCGTTCACGACCCTGGGTCGTTACGTCTTTCCTGTCGCCCCCGCTAGGCGGGGTATGAGCGAGAAACGCGAGATGACGAGCGTCGACCTCGTCGCCCTCACCGCGGAACTCAACACGTACGCGGGGGCGAAAGTCGACAAGGTCTATCTCTACGGGGACGACCTCGTCCGACTGAAGATGCGGGACTTCGACCGCGGGCGCGTCGAACTCCTCGTGGAGACGGGGGAGACGAAGCGCGCGCACGTCTCCGCGCCCGAGCACGTCCCGGACGCGCCGGGGCGGCCGCCGGACTTCGCGAAGATGCTCCGCAACCGCCTCTCGGGCGCTGACTTCCACGCGGTCCGCCAGCACGGCTTCGACCGCATCCTGGAGTTCGAGTTCCGGCGGGAGGACGCGGACACGAAGATCGTCGCGGAGCTGTTCGGCGACGGGAACGTCGCGGTGCTGGACGAGAACGGCGAGGTCGTTGACTGCCTCGAAACCGTCCGCTTGTCCTCGCGAACCGTCGCGCCGGGCGCGCAGTACGGCTTTCCGTCCCAGCGCGTGAACCCCCTCGACCTCGACTACGAGGCGTTCGCGGCGCAGATGCGGGACTCCGACACCGACCTCGTGCGCACGGTCGCCACCCAGCTCAACTTCGGCGGGCTCTACGGCGAGGAACTCTGCACGCGCGCGGGCGTCGAGAAGACGATGGACATCGCGGACGCCGGCGAGGACGAGTACCGCGCGCTCTACGACGCGATGACGCGGCTGTTCGACCCGATTCAGTCCGGCGACCTCGACCCCCGAGTCTACTACGACGAAGACGACGGTGACTCCCGGGTGGACGTGACGCCGGTGCCGCTGGAGGAGTACGCGGGCCGCGAGTCGGAGGCGTTCGACTCCTTCAACGGGGCGCTCGACGACTACTTCACGAACCTCGGCGGCACCGAGGAGGAGGAGGGCGGCGAGGGCCCGACGAAGCCGGACTTCCAGTCCGAAATCGAGAAACAGGAGCGCATCATCGCCCAGCAGGAGTCCGCCATCGAGGACTTCGAGCGGGAGGCCGAACAGGAGCGCGAGAAGGCCGAGTTGCTCTACGGGAACTACGACCTCGTGGACGACATCCTCTCCACGGTTCGCGACGCTCGCGCGGCCGGCCACTCCTGGAGCGACATCGATGAGCGGTTCGCGGAGGGCGAGGAGCGCGGCATCGAGGCCGCAGAACACGTTCAGGGCGTGAACGAACAGCAGGGGACGGTGCGGGTGCGACTGGACGGTCACACCATCAGTCTCGACCCCGAGGAGGGCGTGGAGAAGAACGCGGACGACCTCTACACGGAGGCCAAACGCATCCAGGAGAAGAAGGAGGGCGCGCTCGAAGCCATCGAGAACACCCGGGAGGAACTCGAAGCCGTCCGCGAGCGCAAGGAGAACTGGGAGGCCCCCGAGGAACCCGAGGAACCGGAGGAGGTCGATTGGCTCGCCCGGAGTTCGATTCCCGTCCGGAAGCCCGAGACGTGGTACGACCGATTCCGGTGGTTCCGCACGAGCGACGGCTTCCTCGTGCTCGGCGGGCGGAACGCCGACCAGAACGAGGAACTCGTCTCCAAGTACATGGACGGCTACGACCGCTTTTTCCACACGCAGGCCCACGGCGGTCCCGTCACGATTCTGAAGACGACGGAGCCGAGCGAGCCATCGAAGGACATCGACGTGCCCGACCAATCGCTGGAGGAGGCGGCGCGGTTCGCGGTGACGTACTCGTCGGTCTGGAAGGACGGCCGGGGCGCGGGCGACGCCTACATGGTGATGCCCGACCAGGTGTCGAAGACCGCGGAGTCCGGCGAGTACCTCTCGAAGGGCGGGTTCGCCATCCGGGGCGACCGCACGTACTTCCGGGACATCGCGGTCGGGTGCGTGGTCGGCATCCAGTGCGAGGGCGAGACGCGCGTCGTCGGCGGGCCGCCGTCCGCCATCGAACCACGAGCGGAGACCGTGGTGGAGCTCGAACCCGGCGAGTTCGCGCAGGGCGACGCCGCGAAACGCATCTACCGCGAGTTCCGCGAGCGGTTCGCGGACACGTCGTTCGTGCGGAAGGTCGCGAGCCCGGACGAGATTCAGAAGTTCATGCCGCCGGGCGGGAGCCGACTCGTCGAGTAGTCGTCCCGGCGTCCGGTCTCGCCGTTCGGATAACAGGACACTTACCCCGAGGACTGGTAGGCCGGGGTATGCAAGTGAAGGAGTGGACGTCGGTCGAGGGTGGCCGCGAGCGGGTCACGCTCGTCCCGGAGTCCCTCGACGACCTCTGGCATCTCACGTACGTCGTCGAACCCGGAGACCTCGTCGGCGGTGACACGCACCGCCGCATCCAGCGCAAGGACGACGACATGCGGGACACGGGCGGGGAGCGCGAGCACATGCACGTCACGCTCGACGTGGAGGGCGTGGAGTTCCACAAGTTCTCGAACCGCCTCCGCATCTCGGGCGTCATCGAGCGGTGTAGCCGCGAAGACCAGCTCGGGATGCACCACACCATCAACGTCGAGGAGTACGACGAACTCACGCTGGAGAAACACTGGAAGCCCGACCAGCGCGAGCGCGTGGAGGAGGCGAGTGAGGCGACCGACCAGCCCGATGTGGCTATCGCGACCATCGAGG from Salarchaeum japonicum carries:
- the surE gene encoding 5'/3'-nucleotidase SurE translates to MSESLSVLLTNDDGIDAPGLEAVYDRLSETHDVTVVAPEENQSGTGQTRSWGEVEYDERHHGYAVKGTPADCVAIGVAALDIDPDVVVSGCNDGPNIGAHILARSGTIGAAMEASFLNYPAIAVSMYDWEYTPGSRYDPQYETFETAADAVHDLLPGFVEDEFLPTADYLTVNAPATGQTENNVYRVTRPTQEYELEAEFTEQGVNVNDKFWNELFERDVPDPEGTDRRAVVDDEISVSPLTAPHDVAPGATAGGLVEL
- the rqcH gene encoding ribosome rescue protein RqcH, translating into MSEKREMTSVDLVALTAELNTYAGAKVDKVYLYGDDLVRLKMRDFDRGRVELLVETGETKRAHVSAPEHVPDAPGRPPDFAKMLRNRLSGADFHAVRQHGFDRILEFEFRREDADTKIVAELFGDGNVAVLDENGEVVDCLETVRLSSRTVAPGAQYGFPSQRVNPLDLDYEAFAAQMRDSDTDLVRTVATQLNFGGLYGEELCTRAGVEKTMDIADAGEDEYRALYDAMTRLFDPIQSGDLDPRVYYDEDDGDSRVDVTPVPLEEYAGRESEAFDSFNGALDDYFTNLGGTEEEEGGEGPTKPDFQSEIEKQERIIAQQESAIEDFEREAEQEREKAELLYGNYDLVDDILSTVRDARAAGHSWSDIDERFAEGEERGIEAAEHVQGVNEQQGTVRVRLDGHTISLDPEEGVEKNADDLYTEAKRIQEKKEGALEAIENTREELEAVRERKENWEAPEEPEEPEEVDWLARSSIPVRKPETWYDRFRWFRTSDGFLVLGGRNADQNEELVSKYMDGYDRFFHTQAHGGPVTILKTTEPSEPSKDIDVPDQSLEEAARFAVTYSSVWKDGRGAGDAYMVMPDQVSKTAESGEYLSKGGFAIRGDRTYFRDIAVGCVVGIQCEGETRVVGGPPSAIEPRAETVVELEPGEFAQGDAAKRIYREFRERFADTSFVRKVASPDEIQKFMPPGGSRLVE
- a CDS encoding ZIP family metal transporter → MQALLGGIVIAGMNMLGATLVLVWRNPSERSLDGLLGFAAGVMLSASFTSLILPGIDAAGGGSTGALQVVAGILLGVLVLDQADRWVPHVHVLITGRKRADQATQNARYASVVLFIVAITIHNMPEGLAVGVGFGSGNVGEALALMLAIGLQNIPEGLAVSVAAINAGFDRSTYAALTGIRAGVVEIPIAVLGAYAIQLSTGILPYAMGFAAGGMLFVISDEIVPETHARGHERIATLGTMLGVVLMLYLDVALAA